GACGGCGTCCATCTCGGCCTGCGCCTTGCGCAGCGCGGCCTCGCCGCGGCGCACGTCGCTCAGCGCGGCGCGCAGCTTGCGGTGCAGCGACTCCGCGTCCCGCTTCGCCGACTCCAGCTCCGCGCGCAGCCGTTCGGTCTCGGACCGGGTGTGCTCGCGGGCGTGGTCCAGTTCGACGCGCAACCGCTCCAGCTCGGCCCGGCTCTCCTCGCCGGCCCGCTCGGCGTCGGCGCGCTGGGCCTCCTCGCCGGCCGCGGTGATCAGCTTCACCCAGCCCGCCGGGCGCAGCACATAGGCCGCCGCCGCCACGTCCAGCGGATCGGCGGCCGGGGGCGCCGAGCCGGAGTCGAGGGCGCCGGCCAGCTCCGGCTGGGCCTCGCGGAACTTCTCGCCGATCCGCTGTCTGAACAGCGTGTCGGTCTCCAGCGCCGCCGCCATCGCGTTCCCGGCGAACTTCACCCGGCGGTTCGGGGCGAACCGGGCGTACTGCCGCAACTGGGCGGGCAGTTCGGTCACCGTCAACTGGCCGAAGCCGTCCGAGACGATCCCCACGACCCTGCGGCGCACCCCGTCGGGCAGCGGACGGTCAAGCACCTCAGCGGTGCCGTCGCCCGGCCCCCCGCCTGCGCTCTCCACCATCCGTCACACCCCACTACCGATTGCCGACATCCCCTGGCGGGCCCGCTCCGTCAGGAGCCGGTGCCCGGCCTGTCCACGAGTTCCACCTGGTCCACCGCGTTGCACCAGCGGCAGCGCACCGACTCGATGGTCTCACTGACCACCTGGCGCTCCTCCACCGTCGGCTCGCCGGCCAGGTCGAGGTGGACGTACTCCACGACCTTGGACGAGCGGGTGACGTCGAAGCGGGTGAGGTTTCCGCAGAGGGTGCAGCGCCATCGCGTCGTGGCGGTCGGCAGGGGAACCGTCATCGTGCCTGTTCGCTTCCTTCTCGGGTCGGACCGCGCCGGCGGCCGACGCGTGTGGCTCGTAACCCTACGGCCTGGCGGGTGCTCGCCGCCCGTCCGTTCACGGCGGCGAGGCGGTATGTCAGCTTGCGTCCGTTACGTCATGCTCTGTATTCATGATCAGCGAGTGGAGCACGGCGGCCGGCAGGACCTTCAGGGCGCTCAGGGCCGCGCCGACGACGTACGGCCTCATCGCCCTGTGCTGCCTGATCTTCGTACTGGGCCCGGCGTCCGGGATCGTCCCCGGATACGGCTCCGGGTATGCGCTGCTCGACACGGAGCGGGTGTACTTCCGCCACTGGGGGGTGGTCCCGGCGGAGCTGTTCGCCGCCCCCGCGGCACACGCGCTCTCCCCGGTCACCGCCCTGTTCCTGCACGGCAACTGGGTGCATCTGCTGGGCAACATGCTCTTCCTCCTCGTCTTCGGCGTGCTGACCGAGGAGCGGATGGGCCGCGTGGAGTTCACCCTCTTCTACGTCGGCTGCGGCTACCTGGCGCTGCTGGGGTACGCGGCGGCCAACGCCACCTCCGAGCAGTCGCTGGTGGGCGCGTCGGGGGCGATCTCGGCGGTGCTCGGTGCGTTTCTCTTCCTGTTCCCGCGCGCCCGTGTCACCAGTCTCCTGCCGTTCCTGTTCTTCCTGCCGCTGCGGTTCCCGGCGTGGGTCGTACTGCCGTTCTGGGTGGCGTTGCAGTGGGTGGCGGCGGGACGGTCGGTGCAGGGGCCGGGGGTGGCGTACCTGGCGCACCTGGTGGGGTTCGGCGTGGGATTCGGTTACGCGTGGGTGCGGTACGGGGGTCGGCGGGACCGCGAGGGCGGTCTCGGGAGGGCGGCGGCGGGAGACGGGCGGGCTAGAGTGAAAACCGCACCCGCTCCGGCACCCGAGGGAGAGAACCAGCCGTGATCACCGCGATCGTCCTCATCAAGACCAGCGTGGACCGGATCCCCGAGATCGCCGAGCAGATCGCCGCGCTGGAGTCGGTGAGCGAGGTGTTCTCCGTGACCGGCACGTACGACCTGATCGCCATGGTGCGGGTGCGGCGCCACGACGACCTGGCCGAGGTGATCCCCGGCCGGATCAGCAAGATCCCCGGTGTCGAGGGGACCGACACCCACGTGGCGTTCCGTACGTACTCCCAGCACGACCTGGAGGCGGCCTTCGCGATCGGGCTGGACTCCTGACCGCCTGAAAGCCGCCCCGCCCGGTCCTCACACGGCGGGGACGCAGCGGCCGTCCTCGGTGCGGTACGTCCACTTGGCACCCTCGGTCACCAGCTCCCGCACCGCCGTCAGGAAGCGCTCGACGTGCTCGTCGGGGGTGCCCGCGCCGAAGCTCACGCGGATGGCGTTGAGGGACTTCTCGCCGGGGGCGGCCTCGGGGGCGCCGCACTCGCCCTGGGTCTGCGGATCGGTGCCGAGCAGGGTGCGCACCAGCGGGTGGGCGCAGAAGAGGCCGTCGCGGACGCCGATGCCGTACTCGGCGGACAGGGCCGCCGCGAAGTGGGAGCTGTTCCAGCCCTCCACCACGAAGGAGATCACGCCGACCCGCGGGGCGTCGTCCCCGAACAGGGACAACACCCTGACCTGCGGAATCCCGGCGAGGCCCGTGCGGACCCGGTCGATCAGCCGCTGCTCGCGCGCGACCAGGTCCGCCCAGCCGGCCTCGGTGAGCGCCTTGCAGGCCGAGGCGACGGCGTAGGCGCCGATGACGTTCGGGGAGCCCGCCTCGTGCCGGGCGGCACTCTCGTGCCACTCCACGTCCACTCCCCCGTCGGCGCGCCGGGTGACCCTGCGGCTGGCGCCGCCGCCCGCGAGGTACGGCTCGGCGGCCCGCAGCCAGTCGGCGCGGCCGGCCAGCACGCCCGCGCCGAAGGGGGCGTACAGCTTGTGCCCGGACAGGGCGACCCAGTCGACGTCCAGGTCGGCGATGTCCACGGGGTGGTGCGGGGCCAGCTGGGCGGCGTCCAGGACGATCCGGGCGCCGTGTGCGTGCGCGGCGGCGGCCAGCTCGCGCACCGGCCACAGCTCGCCGGTGACGTTGGAGGCGCCGGTGACGCAGACCAGGGCCGGGCCGTACGGGTCGCGGTCGGCCAGGGCCCGCTCCAG
This Streptomyces misionensis DNA region includes the following protein-coding sequences:
- a CDS encoding Lrp/AsnC family transcriptional regulator; the encoded protein is MITAIVLIKTSVDRIPEIAEQIAALESVSEVFSVTGTYDLIAMVRVRRHDDLAEVIPGRISKIPGVEGTDTHVAFRTYSQHDLEAAFAIGLDS
- a CDS encoding aminotransferase class V-fold PLP-dependent enzyme; translation: MSHSSVVADPSICSPLPVLGRDVTVPLVTGGEVTYAALDYAASAPALQRVWDDVAAYAPYYGSVHRGAGYLSQLSTDLFENARRTVAGFLGCRADDQVVFTRSTTDSLNLLARALPADCRVFVFETEHHASLLPWQDSRVTYLDAPRTPQQAVRTLERALADRDPYGPALVCVTGASNVTGELWPVRELAAAAHAHGARIVLDAAQLAPHHPVDIADLDVDWVALSGHKLYAPFGAGVLAGRADWLRAAEPYLAGGGASRRVTRRADGGVDVEWHESAARHEAGSPNVIGAYAVASACKALTEAGWADLVAREQRLIDRVRTGLAGIPQVRVLSLFGDDAPRVGVISFVVEGWNSSHFAAALSAEYGIGVRDGLFCAHPLVRTLLGTDPQTQGECGAPEAAPGEKSLNAIRVSFGAGTPDEHVERFLTAVRELVTEGAKWTYRTEDGRCVPAV
- a CDS encoding rhomboid family intramembrane serine protease → MISEWSTAAGRTFRALRAAPTTYGLIALCCLIFVLGPASGIVPGYGSGYALLDTERVYFRHWGVVPAELFAAPAAHALSPVTALFLHGNWVHLLGNMLFLLVFGVLTEERMGRVEFTLFYVGCGYLALLGYAAANATSEQSLVGASGAISAVLGAFLFLFPRARVTSLLPFLFFLPLRFPAWVVLPFWVALQWVAAGRSVQGPGVAYLAHLVGFGVGFGYAWVRYGGRRDREGGLGRAAAGDGRARVKTAPAPAPEGENQP